In Crinalium epipsammum PCC 9333, the following are encoded in one genomic region:
- the cobU gene encoding bifunctional adenosylcobinamide kinase/adenosylcobinamide-phosphate guanylyltransferase: protein MVKYSPTSTKSLILITGPSRSGKSEWAETLAIRSGKPVFYLATAQVDLNDTEWQARIEQHQLRRPANWQTLCEPVNLAATIAAYSANHCLLVDSLGTWVANLLEEDNETWDQTSQELIIILQQATGDLILVAEETGWGIVPAYKSGRLFRDRLGMLVRRIGAIANPVYLVTGGYVLNLCQLGSPLPQPTT, encoded by the coding sequence GTGGTAAAATATTCACCAACTTCTACAAAAAGTTTAATATTAATCACTGGTCCATCCCGCTCTGGTAAGAGTGAGTGGGCGGAAACCTTAGCAATACGTTCAGGTAAGCCAGTATTTTATTTAGCAACAGCCCAAGTTGATTTAAATGATACAGAATGGCAGGCTCGGATTGAACAACACCAACTAAGACGACCTGCTAATTGGCAAACCCTCTGTGAACCCGTGAATTTGGCAGCAACTATTGCCGCGTATTCAGCCAATCATTGTTTGTTGGTTGATTCTTTGGGAACTTGGGTGGCAAATTTGCTAGAAGAAGATAACGAAACTTGGGATCAAACTTCACAGGAATTAATAATCATTTTGCAACAAGCCACTGGTGATTTAATTTTGGTAGCAGAGGAAACTGGTTGGGGGATAGTCCCTGCTTATAAGAGTGGGAGACTGTTTCGCGATCGCTTGGGAATGTTAGTGCGTCGAATTGGTGCGATCGCAAATCCCGTCTACTTAGTCACTGGTGGTTATGTTCTTAACCTGTGTCAATTGGGTTCGCCTTTGCCTCAGCCGACTACGTGA
- a CDS encoding type II toxin-antitoxin system HicA family toxin: protein MSKLPSISGIDCVKALQKVGFYQKRRESSHIILRRDDPFAQVVVPDHQELAKGTLRAIIRDADLTIEEFIALL from the coding sequence GTGAGCAAGCTACCCAGCATTTCAGGAATAGATTGCGTCAAAGCTTTGCAAAAAGTAGGTTTCTATCAAAAGCGCAGAGAAAGCAGCCATATCATTTTGCGACGAGATGACCCATTTGCCCAAGTTGTTGTCCCAGATCATCAAGAACTAGCAAAGGGAACATTGCGAGCAATTATCCGAGATGCTGATTTAACGATAGAGGAATTCATCGCATTGCTTTGA
- a CDS encoding type II toxin-antitoxin system HicB family antitoxin produces the protein MRQVIMYRDEDGYWIVECPSLKGCVSQGKTKQEAISNIKEAITGYIAALEADNLPVPEENFETFLVVV, from the coding sequence ATGAGGCAAGTAATCATGTATCGGGATGAAGATGGCTACTGGATTGTTGAGTGTCCAAGCCTTAAGGGTTGTGTTAGCCAAGGCAAAACTAAGCAGGAAGCCATTTCAAACATCAAGGAGGCTATTACAGGCTATATTGCCGCCCTAGAGGCAGATAATTTGCCTGTTCCAGAAGAAAACTTTGAAACGTTTCTGGTGGTTGTGTGA
- a CDS encoding cyclic peptide export ABC transporter — MNLLQLLLRTSWVSVTSAIIAALISGVSSTGLIALINLSLNNSKLPITSLAWAFAACCLLLLISTAASLIAIAYLSQQVIFKLWIDLNRRILASPLRRIEEIGSPRLLATLTEDIEAISQAAIAISNISVNVAAIVACLIYLCWLSIPVFLSMLACLLLGIFSYQLIATSGNNALKLAREQQDKLFHHFQTTTQGIKELKLHQQRREEFFLKDLQTTATSFKKYRFHGMTIFAIAGSWGLVLFFIPLGFIVFGLPQITTISTSVLSGYALTILFIILPLRNILDSLPQLITANISLAKVESLGLSLAAETNQPNLNSPIQPSVSWKRLELIGVTHAYRGEKDNTFILGAINLNFYPGEIVFIVGGNGSGKSTLVKLITGLYIPETGEIKFDNVAITEHQREWYRQQFSVVFSDFYLFENLLGLDSINLDTTTQEYLIKLQLDHKVEVKDGMLSTTALSQGQRKRLALLTAYLENRPIYIFDEWASDQDPVFKEIFYTQLLPELREKGKTVIVVSHDDRYFHLADRVIKLDYGQVQHDN, encoded by the coding sequence ATGAATCTCCTTCAACTGCTTCTACGCACTTCTTGGGTTAGCGTCACAAGTGCAATTATTGCTGCTTTAATCAGTGGTGTTAGCAGTACAGGCTTAATTGCCTTAATTAACCTGAGCTTAAATAATAGTAAACTGCCAATAACTTCTTTAGCTTGGGCTTTTGCTGCTTGTTGCTTACTACTGCTGATTTCTACTGCTGCTTCTCTGATTGCGATCGCCTATCTTTCACAACAAGTAATCTTTAAACTGTGGATAGACTTGAACCGCCGTATTCTTGCATCCCCCCTGCGGAGGATAGAAGAAATTGGTTCCCCACGTTTACTAGCTACTTTAACAGAAGACATTGAAGCTATATCTCAGGCTGCGATCGCAATTTCTAACATCAGCGTCAATGTTGCTGCAATAGTCGCGTGCCTAATCTATTTGTGCTGGCTGTCTATACCTGTATTTCTCTCTATGCTTGCCTGCTTGCTGTTGGGAATATTTAGCTATCAACTAATTGCCACCTCTGGTAATAATGCCCTAAAACTTGCCCGTGAACAACAAGACAAATTATTTCATCATTTCCAAACTACTACTCAAGGAATTAAAGAACTCAAATTACACCAACAGCGACGTGAAGAATTTTTCTTAAAAGATTTACAGACAACTGCCACATCATTTAAAAAATATCGCTTTCACGGCATGACTATCTTTGCTATTGCTGGCAGTTGGGGTTTAGTCTTATTTTTTATTCCCCTTGGCTTCATTGTTTTTGGATTACCCCAGATTACAACTATTAGTACTTCAGTGCTATCCGGCTATGCCTTAACAATATTGTTTATAATCTTGCCGTTAAGAAACATTCTCGATTCTCTACCCCAATTAATTACAGCAAACATATCTTTAGCTAAAGTAGAATCTTTAGGTTTATCATTAGCAGCCGAAACCAACCAACCGAATTTAAATAGCCCTATCCAGCCATCTGTTTCTTGGAAACGTTTAGAACTAATAGGCGTAACTCATGCTTATCGTGGTGAGAAAGATAACACTTTTATACTTGGCGCTATCAACCTAAATTTTTATCCAGGGGAAATCGTATTTATAGTTGGGGGTAATGGTAGCGGCAAATCTACCTTAGTTAAATTAATTACTGGTTTATACATTCCTGAAACTGGAGAAATTAAATTTGACAACGTGGCTATTACTGAACACCAGCGCGAGTGGTATCGCCAGCAATTTTCCGTTGTCTTCTCTGACTTTTATTTATTTGAAAACCTCTTAGGATTAGACAGTATTAATCTCGACACTACAACCCAGGAATACTTAATAAAACTCCAGCTTGACCACAAAGTTGAAGTTAAAGATGGTATGCTTTCCACCACAGCATTATCTCAAGGACAGCGCAAACGCCTAGCCTTACTGACGGCATATTTAGAAAACCGTCCTATCTACATTTTTGATGAGTGGGCATCGGATCAAGATCCAGTATTTAAAGAAATATTTTATACCCAGCTTTTGCCAGAACTACGAGAAAAAGGTAAGACTGTAATAGTTGTCAGCCACGATGACAGATATTTTCACTTAGCAGACCGCGTAATCAAGCTAGATTATGGGCAGGTTCAACACGATAACTAG
- a CDS encoding tetratricopeptide repeat protein encodes MNLSLCMIVKNEELLLPQCLNSVKNVVNEMVVLDTGSSDRTPEIAKGLGAKVYHFPWCNDFSAARNESLKYVQGEWVLVLDADEVLIPEIVPQIQQVIKSDRHILINLVRQEVGASQSPYSLVSRLFRNHPDVRFSRPYHAMVDDHVQALLRIESQWQVGYLPDVAMLHYGYQPGAIASRDKLNKARTTMEGFLATHPNEPYVCSKLGGLYLDLGEVNQAIELLQRGLTANTLDVSVLYELHYHLGNAYIQLPDINQAVLHYQTAIQQPVLPILKLDAYNNLGNLLKAAGDLTNARKAYETALQIDPNFTTGYYNLGMTLRAMGFFEDAIALYRKAIEINPNYAEAYQNLGVVMLQIGNVAESIAAFRNAIALHQQHNPEEAQRLLNDPLLSELLANN; translated from the coding sequence ATGAATCTTAGCTTGTGCATGATTGTAAAAAATGAAGAATTATTATTACCACAATGCCTTAATAGTGTCAAAAATGTGGTAAATGAGATGGTAGTGCTGGATACTGGATCAAGCGATCGCACTCCTGAAATTGCTAAAGGTTTAGGTGCAAAGGTATATCATTTTCCTTGGTGTAATGACTTTTCGGCGGCGCGAAATGAGTCTTTAAAATATGTGCAAGGTGAATGGGTGCTAGTTTTAGATGCTGATGAGGTGCTAATACCAGAAATTGTGCCACAAATACAGCAAGTAATTAAAAGCGATCGCCATATTTTAATTAATTTAGTTCGTCAAGAGGTAGGCGCGTCTCAATCACCTTATTCTTTAGTTTCCCGTTTATTTCGCAATCATCCTGATGTGCGTTTTTCCCGTCCTTATCATGCAATGGTAGACGATCATGTGCAAGCATTATTACGCATAGAATCGCAATGGCAGGTAGGTTATTTACCTGATGTGGCGATGCTGCATTATGGATATCAACCAGGTGCGATCGCTTCACGGGATAAACTTAATAAAGCTAGAACAACTATGGAAGGTTTTCTAGCAACTCATCCTAATGAGCCTTATGTATGCAGCAAATTAGGAGGATTATATCTTGATCTTGGTGAGGTTAATCAAGCCATTGAACTTTTGCAGCGTGGTTTAACTGCTAATACACTTGATGTTTCTGTTTTATATGAGTTGCACTACCATCTTGGTAATGCTTATATTCAGTTACCAGATATTAATCAAGCAGTCTTACATTATCAAACAGCTATCCAACAACCAGTTTTACCAATATTAAAATTAGACGCTTATAACAATTTAGGTAACTTGTTAAAAGCTGCTGGTGATTTGACTAATGCAAGAAAAGCTTATGAAACTGCTTTGCAGATCGACCCTAATTTTACTACTGGTTATTACAACTTAGGGATGACCTTGAGGGCGATGGGATTTTTTGAAGATGCGATCGCACTTTACCGCAAAGCTATTGAAATTAATCCTAACTACGCCGAAGCATATCAGAATTTGGGAGTTGTAATGTTACAGATAGGGAATGTTGCAGAAAGTATAGCTGCTTTTAGAAATGCGATCGCACTTCACCAACAGCATAACCCAGAGGAAGCCCAAAGACTTCTTAACGACCCTTTACTTTCAGAACTTCTAGCAAACAATTAA
- a CDS encoding ribonuclease Z, whose translation MQITFLGTSSGVPTRSRNVSSVAIRLPQRAEVWLFDCGEGTQHQLLRSDVKISQIRRIFITHLHGDHIFGLMGLLASYGLAGNPTAIDIYGPPGLSEYIRASERYSYTHLSYPLKVHTVQPGLVYEDEEFLVSCVPLKHRVTAFGYRIVEKDRPGRFNVEQAAALGIPNGPLYGKLKRGEEVTLSDGRQIRGSDLCAPPEIGRKVVYCTDTVYCDAAVELSQDADVLIHEATFSHQDADMAFDRLHSTSTMAAQVALGAGVKQLIMTHFSPRYAPGNALVLDDLLQEARAIFPNTALAYDFLIHEVPRRRGE comes from the coding sequence GTGCAAATTACCTTTTTAGGCACTAGCTCAGGTGTACCGACGCGATCGCGCAATGTTTCCAGTGTTGCCATCCGTTTACCGCAACGGGCAGAAGTTTGGCTTTTTGACTGTGGTGAAGGTACTCAACACCAATTGCTGCGTAGCGATGTCAAAATTAGTCAAATCAGGCGTATTTTTATTACTCATCTGCATGGTGACCACATCTTTGGCTTGATGGGTTTATTAGCAAGCTATGGGTTAGCTGGTAATCCTACTGCAATTGATATTTATGGGCCACCTGGTTTAAGTGAATATATACGTGCCTCTGAGCGTTATTCTTATACTCATTTGTCATACCCGCTCAAGGTTCATACTGTGCAACCAGGACTCGTCTATGAAGATGAGGAATTTTTGGTCAGTTGTGTACCTTTAAAACATCGTGTGACAGCCTTTGGCTACCGAATTGTAGAAAAAGACCGCCCTGGAAGGTTTAATGTTGAACAAGCTGCTGCTTTGGGAATCCCTAATGGCCCTTTGTATGGCAAGCTGAAACGTGGTGAAGAAGTCACTCTATCAGATGGTCGTCAAATTCGCGGTAGCGATTTATGCGCTCCACCAGAGATAGGTCGCAAAGTTGTTTATTGTACAGACACAGTTTATTGTGATGCGGCTGTGGAACTGTCACAGGATGCGGATGTACTAATTCACGAAGCGACATTTTCCCATCAAGATGCGGATATGGCGTTCGATCGCTTGCACTCTACCTCAACAATGGCTGCTCAGGTGGCATTAGGTGCTGGTGTTAAACAGCTAATCATGACGCATTTTAGCCCTCGCTATGCCCCTGGTAATGCCTTGGTGTTGGATGATTTGCTTCAGGAAGCACGGGCTATTTTCCCTAATACAGCACTAGCTTATGATTTTTTGATCCATGAAGTTCCGCGCAGGAGGGGTGAGTAG
- a CDS encoding proton extrusion protein PcxA, protein MRATFSWDNTDELRKKVGKYLRATNKWFFETPERSLEQAYNAALIIRSIEEEYLGDRNSNPAEQGKNVKAYLKADIDKNLGIIKLRLAEFKLSRSILTISNPVILEKLRFIDEVLVKYQQKNSNSVALIPVTEASPITLQPDKIKADQHGIDSKKFEKPTEKTGALPRSIGRTLNRIKTELDPESETAVVRDFRKSRNRTKVTIRFILLLILIPVLTQQLSKEFLVKPIIAHVKTENNPQIFLNVEMQEEAFRELENFEASLKFQNLINQAPKFSSEEMEERVKNKAIKIAEEFRDKSRDAVSNIFADFLGLAAFGVVIATSKREIVTVKFFMDEIVYGLSDSAKAFIIILCTDIFVGFHSPHGWEVILEGFAGHLGLAANQSLISLFIATVPVILDTFFKYWIFRYLSRVSPSAVATLRNMNE, encoded by the coding sequence ATGAGAGCTACTTTTTCCTGGGATAACACAGATGAGTTACGCAAGAAAGTGGGTAAGTACTTACGCGCTACTAATAAATGGTTTTTCGAGACACCTGAACGTTCTTTAGAACAAGCTTACAACGCAGCCTTAATAATTAGGTCGATAGAAGAGGAATACTTAGGCGATCGCAATTCTAACCCAGCCGAACAAGGCAAAAATGTTAAAGCTTATTTAAAAGCCGATATTGACAAAAATTTAGGAATTATCAAGCTGAGACTAGCAGAATTTAAATTAAGTCGTTCTATTCTGACTATCTCCAATCCTGTAATTTTGGAAAAACTCAGATTTATAGATGAGGTGTTAGTAAAGTATCAGCAGAAAAATAGTAATTCTGTGGCATTAATACCTGTAACGGAAGCATCACCAATTACTCTTCAACCAGATAAAATTAAGGCAGACCAACATGGTATTGATAGTAAGAAGTTTGAAAAACCTACTGAGAAAACAGGAGCTTTACCCAGATCTATTGGTAGAACCCTTAATAGAATAAAAACTGAGTTAGATCCTGAGTCAGAAACAGCTGTTGTTCGAGATTTTCGCAAATCTAGAAATAGAACTAAGGTTACTATTAGATTTATACTTTTGCTTATCCTAATTCCTGTTTTAACTCAACAGCTATCTAAAGAATTTTTAGTTAAGCCGATAATTGCTCATGTTAAAACTGAAAATAATCCGCAAATATTCTTAAATGTGGAAATGCAGGAAGAAGCTTTCCGAGAATTAGAAAATTTTGAAGCCTCATTAAAGTTTCAAAATCTAATTAATCAAGCCCCTAAATTCTCTTCGGAGGAGATGGAAGAACGAGTTAAGAATAAAGCCATTAAGATTGCGGAAGAGTTTCGTGATAAAAGCCGTGATGCTGTGAGCAATATTTTTGCGGATTTCTTAGGATTAGCTGCTTTTGGGGTGGTAATTGCTACTAGCAAAAGAGAAATAGTAACAGTCAAGTTTTTTATGGACGAAATTGTGTATGGCTTGAGCGATAGTGCTAAAGCTTTTATCATTATTTTATGCACAGATATATTTGTAGGATTTCATTCTCCTCATGGTTGGGAAGTGATTTTGGAAGGATTTGCTGGTCATTTGGGATTAGCGGCTAACCAAAGCTTAATATCTCTATTTATTGCCACAGTTCCTGTAATTTTGGACACTTTTTTTAAATATTGGATATTCCGTTATCTTAGTCGTGTTTCTCCTTCTGCTGTGGCAACTCTCAGAAATATGAATGAGTAA
- a CDS encoding proton extrusion protein PcxA, with the protein MKTFSFNTLNSYIRQANQWFNTTPERSLDQAYQAALMIKAIEDEHFGGNKITAQSSTYGSNVASYFQTDLKKYLNIAKIRLTEFKASRYFKNLYQQQPPLKQAERIVDSREVYVENKEKSLVIIEKLKFIDEVLGRYTLDKDIKPSYSVVSIPKTNITSVDEEKIAHTKLNYPGVPGGKQEISDVETISDKTGILPRSILGTFKRLRRDLDPQAENEVIKNFRTSKAKTLISIKFILLLILIPLLTQQVTKTFIVSPIVDQVRESSNSGIFLNIDLEEEAFTELERFEKELKFKNLIGLVPKISSEEIEEQIKEKADKLQKEFQGKSSNAVKNVFADIFSLVAFATVILTSRQDILVLKSFIDDMIYGLSDSAKAFIIILFTDIFVGFHSPHGWEVILETIAEHLGLPANREFNFLFIATFPVILDTVFKYWIFRYLNRISPSAVATYRNMNE; encoded by the coding sequence ATGAAAACCTTTTCTTTCAACACACTCAACTCCTATATTCGCCAAGCAAATCAGTGGTTTAATACCACTCCTGAAAGATCATTAGATCAAGCATATCAAGCAGCTTTAATGATTAAAGCGATTGAAGATGAACATTTTGGTGGCAACAAGATAACTGCACAATCAAGCACCTACGGCAGTAATGTTGCTTCATATTTTCAAACAGATTTAAAAAAATACTTAAATATTGCTAAAATCCGGTTGACCGAATTTAAAGCTAGTCGTTATTTTAAAAACCTTTATCAGCAACAACCGCCCTTGAAGCAAGCTGAACGCATAGTTGATTCTAGGGAAGTTTATGTAGAAAACAAAGAAAAATCCTTGGTTATAATTGAAAAGTTAAAATTCATTGATGAAGTTTTGGGTAGATATACTTTAGACAAGGATATCAAACCTTCTTATTCTGTAGTTTCTATACCTAAAACTAACATTACTTCAGTCGATGAAGAAAAAATTGCTCACACAAAATTGAACTATCCAGGAGTTCCAGGAGGTAAACAAGAAATAAGCGATGTCGAAACAATATCTGATAAAACAGGCATTTTACCTCGCTCTATCTTAGGTACTTTTAAGCGACTAAGACGGGACTTAGATCCTCAAGCAGAAAATGAGGTAATTAAAAATTTCCGTACCTCCAAAGCAAAAACCTTAATTTCTATTAAATTTATTCTATTGCTGATTCTTATTCCTCTATTGACTCAGCAGGTAACAAAAACTTTTATTGTTAGTCCCATTGTTGACCAAGTAAGAGAATCATCTAATTCAGGAATATTTTTAAATATTGACTTAGAAGAAGAAGCATTTACTGAATTAGAGCGATTTGAAAAAGAATTAAAATTTAAAAATTTAATCGGTTTAGTGCCAAAAATATCTTCGGAAGAAATAGAAGAACAGATCAAAGAAAAAGCAGATAAACTTCAAAAAGAATTCCAAGGAAAAAGTTCTAACGCTGTTAAAAACGTCTTTGCTGATATTTTTTCATTAGTGGCTTTTGCTACTGTAATATTGACCAGTCGCCAAGATATTTTAGTTTTAAAATCATTTATAGATGATATGATTTATGGTTTAAGCGACAGTGCCAAAGCTTTTATCATTATTTTATTCACTGATATCTTTGTAGGTTTCCACTCACCTCATGGTTGGGAAGTCATTCTAGAAACTATAGCAGAGCATTTAGGACTACCAGCGAATCGAGAGTTTAACTTTTTGTTTATTGCTACTTTTCCGGTAATTTTAGATACAGTATTCAAATATTGGATTTTCCGCTATTTAAACCGAATTTCTCCTTCGGCGGTAGCAACTTATAGGAATATGAATGAATGA
- a CDS encoding SpoIID/LytB domain-containing protein: MLKQLIRLGGRNWWLSFLLWIAMICPAQAAIELRVAIEDGVKQVKVGSSTPAVVRDGAGRVLGEVSEMNGLEAQTHAGGVALGQWQADQIWIEPTNGGYVWIRDRWYRGRTRVVPTSKGITAVNHVDLEQYLYSVLGAEMSASWPQEALKAQAVAARSYALNKRQTSTKSIYDVVNTQTSQVYKGLTTEAESTQTAVNATAGQVMTYNGKIILAVFHSSSGGHTENVENVWSSPLPYLRGVPDYDQGTPQYQWEKTISASELSRRLGISKVKALLPERTSTYGRIMSIKAVGAAGSRSIAGTKLREALGLKSTRFTVSSTPIGFQFNGFGFGHGLGLSQWGAYNLAQQGVNYQQILQHYYQNVSFSQLQG; the protein is encoded by the coding sequence ATGCTCAAACAATTAATCAGACTGGGCGGACGCAACTGGTGGCTTTCTTTTCTGTTGTGGATAGCAATGATTTGTCCCGCTCAAGCCGCGATCGAATTGCGTGTAGCGATTGAAGATGGAGTCAAACAAGTTAAAGTAGGCAGTTCTACCCCAGCAGTAGTGCGTGATGGCGCTGGTAGGGTTCTGGGGGAAGTTTCAGAAATGAACGGCTTGGAAGCTCAAACCCATGCTGGAGGGGTGGCATTGGGACAGTGGCAAGCCGACCAAATTTGGATTGAGCCGACGAATGGCGGTTATGTTTGGATACGCGATCGCTGGTATCGTGGGCGCACTCGCGTAGTTCCTACTAGCAAAGGAATTACTGCTGTCAACCATGTAGATTTAGAACAATATCTCTACAGTGTTTTAGGCGCTGAAATGAGTGCCAGTTGGCCTCAAGAAGCTCTAAAAGCCCAAGCCGTTGCTGCTCGTTCTTACGCACTTAATAAGCGGCAAACGTCTACTAAAAGCATTTATGACGTTGTTAATACTCAAACGTCGCAGGTTTATAAAGGTTTAACAACCGAAGCTGAATCAACACAAACTGCTGTCAATGCTACCGCAGGGCAGGTGATGACCTACAATGGCAAAATTATTCTTGCTGTCTTCCACTCCTCATCAGGAGGACATACAGAAAATGTCGAAAATGTCTGGTCAAGCCCTTTACCATACTTACGTGGTGTCCCAGACTACGATCAAGGTACTCCTCAATACCAATGGGAAAAAACTATTTCTGCTAGTGAATTGAGCCGTCGCCTTGGAATCAGCAAAGTGAAAGCATTGCTTCCAGAGCGTACCAGTACATACGGGCGGATTATGAGTATCAAAGCTGTTGGCGCTGCTGGTTCCCGTAGTATCGCTGGCACTAAATTACGTGAAGCACTAGGGCTAAAAAGTACCCGTTTTACAGTTTCCTCAACGCCTATCGGTTTTCAGTTCAACGGTTTTGGTTTTGGTCACGGTTTGGGTTTAAGCCAATGGGGAGCATACAATTTAGCTCAACAGGGAGTAAACTACCAGCAAATTTTGCAGCACTATTACCAGAACGTCTCTTTCTCTCAACTTCAAGGATGA
- a CDS encoding alpha/beta hydrolase — MSSSSLNNNPQLSNYLKLKSEIIQETQLYETALLLKNENCRSKFLLHSTPTEKICLFFHGFTANPEQFLPIGEAFFKAGYNVLIPLLPGHGMAGNWDKDNPPPLPETKEAYQQFGIKWLQIAQGLGEKVILGGLSGGSTLAAWLALERAVQIHKNLIFAPYLSGSNPLVDLVVENLDIYFKWKTAPGCVSFGYGGFVMPALRVFLDMGEDILEQAKICYSAPMFIISSESDRAVGKHEHQELFHAVIQHQPKSWYYCFERELDIQHNMMTEAEGNKHADLVISLAKAYIESDLTWIEFKQMCDRLQPGDLNTVIHQLHIHNS; from the coding sequence ATGAGTAGCTCTTCCCTAAATAATAATCCACAACTATCTAATTATTTGAAACTGAAGTCAGAAATAATTCAAGAAACACAACTGTATGAAACGGCGCTACTACTGAAAAATGAAAATTGTCGCTCAAAATTTCTGCTGCACTCTACTCCCACTGAGAAAATATGTTTATTTTTTCATGGGTTTACTGCAAATCCAGAGCAGTTTTTACCAATAGGGGAAGCGTTTTTTAAAGCAGGTTATAACGTGCTAATTCCTTTGTTACCTGGACATGGAATGGCGGGGAATTGGGATAAAGATAATCCTCCACCATTACCAGAAACAAAAGAAGCTTATCAACAATTTGGAATTAAATGGTTACAAATTGCTCAAGGGTTAGGAGAAAAAGTAATTTTAGGAGGATTATCTGGTGGTAGCACATTAGCAGCTTGGTTAGCACTAGAACGTGCTGTGCAAATTCACAAAAATTTAATATTTGCTCCCTATTTAAGTGGTAGTAATCCTTTAGTTGATTTAGTTGTAGAAAATTTGGATATCTACTTTAAGTGGAAAACTGCGCCGGGATGCGTAAGTTTTGGCTATGGGGGTTTTGTCATGCCAGCTTTGCGAGTATTTTTAGATATGGGAGAAGATATTTTAGAGCAAGCAAAAATTTGCTACTCTGCACCAATGTTTATTATATCTAGTGAGAGCGATCGCGCCGTTGGTAAGCATGAACATCAAGAATTATTTCATGCAGTTATTCAACATCAACCTAAGTCATGGTATTACTGCTTTGAGCGAGAGTTAGATATTCAGCACAATATGATGACTGAAGCCGAAGGGAACAAACACGCAGATTTAGTTATTTCTCTAGCTAAAGCATATATCGAAAGCGATCTAACTTGGATTGAGTTTAAACAGATGTGCGATCGCCTACAACCAGGAGATCTCAACACAGTAATACATCAACTGCATATCCATAACTCCTAA